The Vicia villosa cultivar HV-30 ecotype Madison, WI unplaced genomic scaffold, Vvil1.0 ctg.000077F_1_1, whole genome shotgun sequence genome segment TTATTACCATATATTTGAAGAGTAATTACCATAAGCACAATGAACAAAGAGAGTGGTTGTTGTGGTGATGATGAGGAGAACGGAGGAGATGATGAATGGAGGAGACAAAAAATATTGAGAAAAGAAAACGAGGAAACAGTGTACGTTTTATGTATTTGCTGCACTTTCTAGAGTTAGGTACTTGGGTAGTGAAACAATACATTATACAAtaacacataaaaataaaatgttacactaatgactcttcattttctaatacattaatatttttttatgtaaacttttataattatatattatataatatacaaaatataaaagttaaaaaatatggtcggagtcggggaatccacggggcGGGGGGTACTTTTCCATTCCCCGCCCCAAAGTGTCAATGGGGGTACTTTTTCctccatccccgtccccgcggggAAAAAAATTTCCAACTTCGGTGCTCCAAACAGATAATCCTCACAGGGATCTCCAATAACATATGCAAATAGACATCCTTATCACTACATGCTTATTGAAATTTTACACCAGTGTTTTTTCTTTCCATTcttttatattagttttttatttcattgttataaaaatttataacgAACACAAATTGTTTATCACAACATTATGCATTTAACCCAACTAAACTACATTGATAAACTCATGACAACACACTGCGTTACCCTAAGCTCAAAATCCCAACCAAAATTCCAACCTATTTGAAATACATTGTTACAAACACAATATTAAACCCTAAGCTCAAAATCTCAACCACAATGGATATTTTCAACCATCCTCTAGTGTGAAGAACCTCATTCttcaattttgaaaatttcttcttTTGCTTTCTATCTTCAAATCCTTTTAATCAACTATTTCATCATAACCACTTGAATAAACTGCATACCTTATCCATGTGATTTCTATAATTTTTACAACCCAAAATTTTTTCTCCCATAGTTCACACTGTTCGTATCACTGACAGTACGAAGAACACTTTCATCTTAGCAAAAACACCCCACCCTCTTGTTTCTACGGAACATATATCCATGTGTCCCAAAGTTTTAATTGTTTGACATTGAAGCACTGCTTGCATTCTTTGACATCAAAGTAGAAAACAcagcaaaaaaacaaaaaaaaacaaaagaaaacgaAAGCTGGAAGATGAGAACAATCTTAAAACGAAAGCTGAAAGATGAAGATTCAACCCTAGAATCTGAAAACGAAAGTTACAAGATGAATATTCAACCCTAGAGTGCAAATGTAACACAAATGCTGAGTCAACAAGTTACACTTGCCTACCTGTCATTGCCATGTAGTCACTACTTAACTTTTTTTTGACAAAACTATCGGTCGGGACCATTTAAGATAACATAATGTTAGTTAAGGGACTACTtcgtaatattttttaagttaaaaggCTAAAgcgaaatatttaattaaattaaaggaCGGAGGGACTAATTATGCCAAAAAATTACTATTTAACATGTAGTTCTACTATGCTCGCGAAGAATCATGTTTTCAACTCTTCTAACACCAATTATTATAGAACATATTAATTATTACTCGTACACATGTCTTAAATATATgacaattttaagttttttttcgcTTTTTTATTTTGGACCATTTTTCCAATTTAAAGTGCATTAATTTATCTTAGGACAAAACTTagatacaattctttaggtgtggttcttattattttctaatgaaaatatgacaaatatacttaTATATTATTTAGTGAGTGATAAGAAATTTGCATACATGTAAGAGGAAATTATACAcatgtcatatttttattgaaaaatagtaagaaccacgtctaaaaaatattacctaagttttgttatttttcttaccAACATATCTTTACTTATATTAATTTACTTTCTATAACTTATAACAAGAGTCTTTTTTGTAAAAATAGCGGTTGTCTGACAAGTTAGTTGATAGTTTATAGTTGATGACCGATAAATTATAactgatggttgagactgatagctgataagctgaTTGAAGTGTTTGGGAAAATTAACGGTTcaataacttataaatgtaaaatgacataaaaaatatttaataaataattactttattttaaattaaaataaattataaaagataaaaatgaatttttattaaaataataagataaaaaaaaagaaaatgataagttataagctaaaatactatttaaaatactgtataaaaaataagcgataaaataataaaataaactataagttcATGATGAAAAAACTGTTACTAAATTGGACTAAATTATCGTATGAATTTATAAACCATAAACTCTTGGGTCTTGTCAAACATATCCTaaatataattaacaaaaatattaaattttatacatatcaaaataattaataaatttttcatatttatatattaatctcCCTATAAATCAGTTTGATTCCCGCCACATTAATACCTAATCTACcagataataataattttttaataatttttttttaagtctCTATAGAATCCATGTGAGTTGTGACTGAGAAGATAAGCATTTATCAAAATATCTTTGTAAGCAGATGAAAATATCTACAATCCATGGCCTCTTTTCTCCTCAAATTCCCCCTAATTCAAAATGTCTATCTCTGTCCCTACTCATGCTACTCTTCCCATAACTGTGAATTCCACACTCTCTTTCACCAAAACCCTCCCATTTCTCAAACCTCATTTCCCCTCCTATAAATTCAAATCCCTCGTTACTCACTGCTCCATTTCCGATCGCGAAGAGCACCGCTGGCTCCGCGAAGAACAGCGCTGGCTTCGCGAGGAGCAGCGCTGGATTCGCGAGGAGAATCGATGGAACCGCGAACGTGATGAGCTTCTCCGAGAGATTTCAGAACTTAAACTCCAAATCCAATCCCTAGAGCGTCGGATTCTATCTTCAGCGTCATCGTCATCTTCGTCTTCGACGACTGATGCGGTTGCGAATGTTGCCTCGTTGTTTGAGGTGTTGAAGGAAAAGAATCTGGTTCTGGAGAGTGGTTCTAGTCAGAGGAGGTTGGTGTTTGatgaagaggaggaggaggaggaggagaaggAATCTGAAGAGGTTGTTGAGGATGTGAAGGAGATAGTGGTTGTTGAGGAGCCTGTTGTTAGGGTTAAGAAGAGGAACTTTTTGCGATCGGGTTCCGAAGGAGAAGAGGTTCAAAAGTTGCAGGTTCGATTTGATTTTtatcatgttaattatcaaatGATATGTTGTGATTTGTGTTTATGATGCCCAAGAAGTTGGTGCATTGTCATTTGCTGATTTTTTTGTGCTGCAACAGGAAGCGTTGCTAAAATTGGGATTTTATTCTGGTGAAGAGGACATGGAATTCTCCAGCTTCTC includes the following:
- the LOC131623727 gene encoding protein disulfide isomerase pTAC5, chloroplastic; translated protein: MSISVPTHATLPITVNSTLSFTKTLPFLKPHFPSYKFKSLVTHCSISDREEHRWLREEQRWLREEQRWIREENRWNRERDELLREISELKLQIQSLERRILSSASSSSSSSTTDAVANVASLFEVLKEKNLVLESGSSQRRLVFDEEEEEEEEKESEEVVEDVKEIVVVEEPVVRVKKRNFLRSGSEGEEVQKLQEALLKLGFYSGEEDMEFSSFSSGTERAVKTWQASVGVTEDGIMTSELLDRLDLEIRTTDIGNVKETKKSTTVFSKEVENGAPVASVTEISEVQQNFVEKVEEGTGVSSHPRVFLLGENRWEEPSRLLAKGAVDKVKNKNATTKCLQCSGLGILLCTECDGTGEPNIEPQFMEWVGEDTKCPYCEGLGHTICDLCAGKTMV